A window of Mixophyes fleayi isolate aMixFle1 chromosome 10, aMixFle1.hap1, whole genome shotgun sequence contains these coding sequences:
- the NDRG4 gene encoding protein NDRG4 isoform X4, giving the protein MPECWDGEHDIETPYGMLHVVMRGTPKGNRPAILTYHDVGLNHKLCFNTFFNYEDMQEITKHFVVCHIDAPGQQVGASQFPQGYQYPTMENLAAMIPSVIQHFGIQSIIGIGVGAGSYVLAKFALIFPELVEGLVLVNIDPNGKGWIDWAASKLSGLTSSLPDTVLSHLFSQEELMNNTELVQNYRQQISSCVNQNNLQLFWSMYNSRRDLEMNRPGTVPNAKTLR; this is encoded by the exons ATGCCGGAGTGTTGGGATGGG gAACATGACATCGAGACGCCCTATGGCATGCTACATGTCGTTATGCGAGGCACCCCGAAAGGCAATCGCCCGGCTATCCTCACATATCATGATGTGGGATTAAACC ATAAACTCTGCTTCAACACCTTCTTTAACTACGAGGACATGCAGGAGATCACCAAACATTTTGTAGTGTGTCACATAGATGCCCCCGGCCAGCAGGTGGGGGCCTCCCAGTTCCCCCAAGG CTACCAATATCCCACCATGGAGAACCTGGCCGCCATGATACCAAGCGTCATCCAGCACTTTGG CATTCAGAGCATCATCGGGATTGGAGTTGGAGCTGGATCTTACGTCCTTGCAAAGTTCGCT CTAATTTTCCCAGAGCTGGTGGAAGGTCTTGTCCTGGTAAACATTGATCCCAATGGGAAGGGCTGGATCGACTGGGCGGCTTCCAAG CTGTCTGGACTGACCAGTTCCCTCCCTGACACCGTGTTATCTCATCTCTTCAGTCAG GAGGAGCTGATGAATAACACAGAACTTGTGCAGAATTACCGCCAGCAGATTAGTAGTTGTGTGAATCAGAACAACCTGCAGCTCTTCTGGAGCATGTACAACAG